The following coding sequences lie in one Cannabis sativa cultivar Pink pepper isolate KNU-18-1 chromosome 5, ASM2916894v1, whole genome shotgun sequence genomic window:
- the LOC133038329 gene encoding uncharacterized protein LOC133038329 encodes MRKRKLENRITTFSIGSHVEDDCGKVVNHFLNHFKRFMGSRSSVIDEIDLDCIQYGNLLNLEQQVNLIRPFTRKDVKKALFSIHSTKSPGLDGYGSGFFKALWNQIGGEVSSAILGFFRMGSYLPSLMKQLSDVLPMLVHSNQGAFVKNKLLAHNVLIFQDLLQGYNRKNISARCIMKIDLSKAYDTVDWNFLENLLKQLCFPSIFIHWVMVCLRGTKYNLLTNGRIQGSFKGEKGLRQGDLISPLLFVLIMDYLTRLLAQYSKNKGFSFHPHCKQLGLINLCFANDLLTFCKGNISSVKGVQEAFIKFSDSSSLSINNTKSHIYFGGVKEESKIQILKLVQMQEGSFPLKYLGVHLRPTRCKASDCGVILDSLNRKLNGLASRNLSFVGRAQLIHSFLLGIRNFWMSLFILPKKVTLAINKCCRDFLWGVKGNKSKLHLPSWEKTCLPKKLGGIGFYEGKKWNMAMMAKFIWAISWKKDCLWVRWVSTIYLKKFSIWNVPKNQNMSWYFKKILKIRDHTREVELLNCVKHEKFRAKLFYASLVDNQEVWYAKAIWDRLIIPKHRFIYWQACNLQLLTGDNLESIFPIQSNLCPVCDQEKETHNHLFMDCHFTKLVLQDVSKWFGAFNWPRNIIELQDWVQNAAFDLKFQIYNAILAGILYWIWKNSNSCVFNLLCYSSTFISRDVKRFVKYRVLGFACKHTNTNDRIMDVISS; translated from the exons ATGAGGAAAAGAAAACTTGAGAACAGAATTACTACCTTCTCTATTGGCAGCCATGTTGAAGATGATTGTGGGAAGGTGGTAAATCATTTTCTTAATCACTTTAAGAGATTTATGGGCAGCAGGAGCTCAGTCATAGATGAGATTGATTTGGACTGCATTCAATATGGTAACTTACTGAATTTGGAGCAGCAAGTTAATCTCATCAGACCTTTCACTAGAAAAGATGTTAAAAAGGCTTTGTTCAGCATACATTCTACTAAAAGCCCCGGGTTAGATGGTTATGGGTCAGGCTTCTTCAAGGCCCTTTGGAATCAAATTGGAGGGGAAGTCTCGTCTGCTATTTTGGGTTTTTTTAGAATGGGAAGTTACCTCCCTTCCTTAATGAAACA ACTTTCTGATGTGCTTCCGATGCTTGTTCACAGCAACCAAGGAGCCTTTGTTAAAAACAAACTTCTTGCTCACAATGTTCTTATCTTTCAGGACCTCTTGCAGGGTTATAACAGGAAGAACATTTCAGCAAGATGTATCATGAAAATCGACTTAAGCAAAGCCTATGATACTGTTGACTGGAACTTCTTGGAGAACTTACTTAAACAGTTGTGCTTCCCTTCAATATTTATCCATTGGGTAATGGTCTGTCTAAGGGGTACTAAGTACAATCTCTTGACGAATGGTAGAATCCAAGGCTCTTTCAAGGGGGAAAAGGGTCTCCGACAAGGAGATCTTATTTCTCCTCTATTGTTTGTTCTGATCATGGATTATCTAACAAGGTTGTTGGCTCAATATTCAAAGAACAAGGGCTTTAGTTTCCATCCTCATTGTAAGCAACTGGGTCTTATCAACTTGTGTTTCGCTAATGATCTTCTGACTTTTTGCAAGGGAAACATTAGCTCGGTTAAGGGAGTGCAAGAGGCGTTCATTAAGTTTTCTGACTCCTCTAGTCTCTCCATTAACAATACCAAATCGCACATCTATTTTGGAGGAGTGAAGGAAGAGTCCAAGATCCAAATTCTGAAGTTAGTTCAAATGCAAGAGGGTTCTTTTCCTTTGAAATATCTAGGGGTTCATCTTAGACCTACTAGATGCAAAGCTTCTGATTGTGGGGTTATTTTGGATAGCCTAAACAGAAAATTGAATGGCTTGGCGAGTAGGAATCTTTCTTTTGTAGGGAGAGCTCAACTAATCCATTCTTTCCTTCTTGGCATTAGAAACTTTTGGATGAGCTTATTCATATTACCTAAGAAAGTCACTTTGGCTATAAACAAATGTTGCCGTGATTTCCTTTGGGGTGTCAAAGGTAATAAGAGTAAGCTTCATCTTCCCTCTTGGGAAAAGACTTGTCTTCCTAAGAAATTAGGGGGAATTGGTTTTTATGAAGGAAAGAAATGGAACATGGCCATGATGGCCAAATTTATTTGGGCTATCTCTTGGAAAAAAGATTGCCTATGGGTTAGATGGGTGAGTACCATTTACCTCAAAAAATTCAGCATCTGGAATGTccctaaaaatcaaaatatgagCTGGTATTTCAaaaagattttgaaaataagggATCACACTAGAGAAGTTGAATTGTTGAATTGTGTTAAGCATGAGAAGTTTCGGGCAAAACTTTTCTATGCTTCTCTTGTTGATAATCAGGAAGTTTGGTATGCTAAGGCGATTTGGGACAGACTTATCATTCCAAAGCACAGGTTTATCTATTGGCAAGCCTGTAATTTGCAACTTCTAACCGGGGACAATTTGGAGAGTATCTTTCCTATTCAATCCAACCTCTGTCCGGTTTGTGATCAGGAAAAGGAGACCCATAACCATCTTTTTATGGACTGCCACTTCACAAAATTGGTGCTGCAAGATGTTAGCAAATGGTTTGGGGCTTTCAATTGGCCAAGGAACATCATTGAGCTCCAAGACTGGGTTCAAAATGCTGCCTTTgacttaaaatttcaaatttataatgCTATCTTGGCTGGGATTCTGTATTGGATTTGGAAAAATAGCAATAGCTGTGTGTTCAACTTGTTGTGTTACTCTTCTACTTTTATAAGTAGAGATGTTAAAAGATTTGTGAAGTATAGGGTGTTAGGCTTTGCTTGTAAACATACTAATACAAATGATAGAATCATGGATGTAATTAGTAGCTAG